A region from the Polaribacter sp. Hel1_33_78 genome encodes:
- a CDS encoding adenylyltransferase/cytidyltransferase family protein, translating into MKIGITFSAFDLFHAGHVKMLEDAKQECDYLICGLQTDPTLDRPEKNMPVQSVVERYIQLKGCKYVDEIVPYATEQDLEDVLRSFKIDVRIVGDEYATKQFTGREYCEKSGIALFYNKREHRFSSSGLRKEVQEIENLKKGAK; encoded by the coding sequence ATGAAAATAGGTATTACCTTTAGTGCTTTCGATTTGTTTCATGCAGGACATGTTAAAATGTTAGAAGATGCGAAACAAGAATGCGATTACTTAATTTGTGGTTTACAAACCGATCCTACTTTAGATCGTCCAGAAAAAAATATGCCAGTTCAATCTGTAGTTGAGCGCTACATTCAGTTAAAAGGCTGTAAGTATGTAGATGAAATAGTGCCCTATGCAACAGAACAAGATTTAGAAGACGTTTTACGTTCTTTTAAAATAGATGTACGTATAGTTGGAGATGAATACGCGACAAAACAATTTACAGGACGTGAATACTGCGAAAAGTCTGGTATAGCTCTTTTTTACAACAAGAGAGAACACCGTTTTTCTAGCAGTGGTTTGCGCAAAGAAGTGCAAGAAATAGAAAATTTAAAAAAAGGAGCTAAATAA
- a CDS encoding GDP-L-fucose synthase: MNKNAKIYIAGHRGMVGSAVWRALEKKGYTNLIGKSSLALDLRDQQSVLDFYKQEKPAVVIDAAAKVGGILANNDFPYQFLMENMQIQNNLIDSALKSGIEKFIFLGSSCIYPKLAPQPLKEEYLLTDSLEPTNEWYAIAKITGVKACQAIRKQFQKDYVSLMPTNLYGTHDNFDLKSSHVLPAMLRKFHEAKLNNHAPVVLWGSGTPMREFLFVDDMAEAVVYALENELPEYLYNVGSGKDITIKELAETIQKVIGHRGNIVWDASKPDGTPRKLMDVSKMKGMGWRYITELEEGIEKTYTWFLENIENFKEVKLEKM, from the coding sequence ATGAATAAAAATGCTAAAATATATATTGCTGGGCATCGTGGAATGGTGGGGTCAGCAGTATGGAGAGCTTTAGAAAAAAAAGGGTATACTAACTTAATAGGTAAATCCAGTTTAGCATTAGATTTAAGAGATCAACAAAGTGTGCTTGATTTTTATAAACAAGAAAAACCAGCAGTGGTAATTGATGCTGCAGCGAAAGTAGGCGGTATTTTAGCAAATAATGATTTTCCGTATCAGTTTTTAATGGAGAATATGCAAATTCAGAATAATTTAATTGATAGTGCACTAAAATCAGGCATTGAGAAATTCATCTTTTTAGGAAGCTCTTGTATTTATCCAAAACTCGCTCCGCAACCTTTAAAAGAAGAATATTTGCTAACAGATTCTTTAGAACCAACAAACGAGTGGTATGCCATTGCAAAAATAACAGGCGTAAAAGCGTGTCAGGCGATTCGCAAACAATTTCAAAAAGATTATGTCAGCTTAATGCCAACTAACTTGTATGGAACGCATGATAATTTTGATTTAAAATCATCTCATGTTTTACCTGCAATGTTGCGCAAATTTCATGAGGCGAAATTAAATAACCATGCTCCTGTAGTATTGTGGGGTAGCGGCACACCCATGCGTGAGTTTTTATTTGTAGATGATATGGCAGAAGCGGTAGTGTACGCTTTAGAAAATGAGTTGCCCGAATATCTATATAATGTAGGTTCTGGTAAAGATATTACCATAAAAGAATTGGCAGAAACCATTCAGAAAGTAATTGGGCACCGAGGAAATATTGTTTGGGATGCCTCCAAACCAGATGGAACGCCAAGAAAATTAATGGATGTTTCAAAAATGAAAGGTATGGGCTGGAGGTATATAACAGAATTAGAAGAAGGAATCGAAAAAACCTATACTTGGTTTTTAGAAAATATTGAAAATTTTAAAGAAGTAAAGTTAGAGAAGATGTAG
- the gmd gene encoding GDP-mannose 4,6-dehydratase has translation MKVALITGITGQDGSYLAELLLEKGYMVHGIKRRSSLFNTARIDHLYQDPHAPNLRLKLHYGDLTDAMNLTRIIQECQPDEIYNLGAMSHVAVSFDTPEYVGNVDGLGTLRILEAVRILGLEKKTRIYQASTSELYGGMPENKNEKGFYDENSPFYPRSPYGVAKIYGFWITKNYREAYNMFACNGILFNHESPRRGETFVTRKITRAVAKIALGLQEKFYLGNLEAKRDWGHAKDYVRMMWMILQANQPEDWVIATGVTTTVRDFVRMAFGEVGIELEFKGEGVEEKAFVTACTHKDFQIPIGKEVLSVDPSYFRPTEVDLLIGDPSKAKNKLGWIPEHDLASLVKDMMIGDVTLMQKDVVLLKAGHEILKQAE, from the coding sequence ATGAAAGTAGCATTAATCACAGGAATTACAGGGCAGGATGGGTCTTATTTAGCAGAGTTGTTGTTAGAAAAAGGCTATATGGTGCATGGTATAAAAAGAAGATCCTCTCTTTTTAATACCGCTAGAATAGATCATTTATACCAAGATCCTCATGCTCCAAATTTAAGGCTTAAATTACATTACGGAGATTTAACTGACGCAATGAACTTGACACGTATCATTCAAGAATGTCAACCCGATGAGATATACAATCTAGGAGCAATGTCTCATGTCGCTGTTTCATTTGACACGCCAGAATATGTTGGGAATGTGGATGGTTTGGGTACGTTAAGAATATTAGAAGCGGTACGGATTTTAGGGCTCGAAAAGAAAACAAGAATTTACCAAGCTTCAACTTCAGAATTGTATGGAGGGATGCCAGAAAACAAAAATGAAAAAGGTTTTTATGACGAAAATTCTCCATTTTACCCTCGTTCACCATACGGAGTAGCCAAAATATACGGATTTTGGATTACGAAAAATTATCGTGAAGCGTATAATATGTTTGCTTGTAATGGTATTTTATTCAATCACGAATCACCGAGAAGAGGGGAGACTTTCGTGACCAGGAAAATTACCCGTGCGGTAGCAAAAATAGCATTAGGCTTGCAAGAAAAATTCTACTTAGGAAACTTAGAAGCAAAACGTGATTGGGGACATGCAAAAGATTATGTGCGCATGATGTGGATGATTTTACAAGCAAATCAGCCAGAAGATTGGGTAATTGCAACTGGGGTAACAACTACGGTAAGAGACTTTGTACGTATGGCTTTTGGAGAAGTAGGGATCGAGTTAGAATTTAAAGGAGAGGGAGTAGAAGAAAAAGCTTTTGTTACGGCTTGTACTCATAAAGATTTTCAGATACCAATAGGAAAGGAAGTTTTATCGGTTGATCCGTCTTATTTTAGACCCACAGAGGTTGATTTGTTAATTGGAGATCCTTCTAAGGCTAAAAACAAATTAGGTTGGATTCCAGAGCATGACTTGGCCTCTTTGGTAAAAGATATGATGATCGGTGATGTTACTCTAATGCAAAAAGATGTTGTGCTGTTAAAAGCAGGCCATGAAATATTGAAACAGGCAGAGTAA
- a CDS encoding UDP-glucose 6-dehydrogenase — protein MKKIKNICCLGAGYVGGPTMSVIALKSPGIKVTVVDLNKERIAAWNDEDLDKLPVYEPGLAEVVAEARGRNLFFSTDVDGAIEAADMIFIAVNTPTKTYGEGKGMAADLKFVELCARQIAEVATSDKIIVEKSTLPVRTAETLQTILDSNGKGVHFEVLSNPEFLAEGTAIDDLFYADRVLIGGQQTPSGQAAIQSLVDVYSNWLSPKQILTTNVWSSELSKLTANAFLAQRISSINALSALCEATEADVDEVAKAIGTDSRIGPKFLKASVGFGGSCFQKDILNLVYLCRHFNLPEVANYWEQVIIMNDYQKYRFAKKIITTLFNTVNGKKIAFLGWAFKKDTNDTRESAAIYVAEHLIEDGAEVHVYDPKVSESKIKADMRYLWELKGLTEEKIKHKLAQIFVYTSPMEAVHKAHAVALLTEWDEFIGYDWNAIYTNMYKPAFVFDGRNILDIKNLTAIGFQVKGIGKY, from the coding sequence ATGAAAAAAATTAAAAATATTTGTTGTTTGGGTGCCGGTTATGTTGGTGGTCCAACCATGTCAGTAATCGCCTTAAAATCTCCAGGAATTAAGGTAACCGTTGTCGATTTAAATAAAGAGCGTATTGCTGCTTGGAATGATGAAGATTTAGATAAATTACCGGTATATGAACCGGGATTAGCAGAAGTGGTTGCAGAGGCACGTGGTAGAAATTTATTTTTCTCTACGGATGTTGATGGTGCCATTGAAGCAGCAGATATGATTTTTATCGCTGTAAATACGCCTACCAAAACCTATGGTGAAGGAAAAGGAATGGCTGCCGATTTAAAATTTGTAGAGTTGTGCGCGCGTCAAATAGCGGAAGTAGCGACCTCTGATAAAATTATTGTTGAAAAATCAACCTTACCAGTGCGTACCGCAGAAACATTACAAACGATTCTAGATAGTAACGGAAAAGGCGTGCATTTTGAAGTGCTTTCCAATCCCGAATTCTTAGCGGAGGGAACTGCCATTGATGATTTATTTTATGCGGATAGAGTTTTAATTGGTGGTCAACAAACGCCAAGTGGGCAAGCTGCAATTCAATCATTAGTGGATGTGTATTCAAATTGGTTAAGTCCAAAACAAATATTAACCACCAATGTTTGGTCTTCGGAGCTCTCTAAATTAACAGCAAATGCTTTTTTAGCACAGCGTATTTCGTCGATTAATGCACTATCAGCATTGTGCGAAGCTACGGAAGCGGATGTAGATGAAGTTGCAAAAGCTATTGGTACAGATAGTCGTATAGGGCCTAAATTCTTAAAGGCATCTGTTGGTTTTGGAGGGTCATGTTTTCAAAAGGACATTTTGAACTTGGTGTATTTATGTCGTCATTTTAACTTGCCAGAAGTTGCTAATTATTGGGAACAAGTCATTATCATGAACGATTATCAAAAATACCGTTTTGCAAAAAAAATTATTACAACATTATTCAATACTGTTAATGGTAAGAAAATAGCATTCTTGGGATGGGCCTTTAAAAAGGACACCAATGATACTCGAGAGTCTGCAGCAATTTATGTGGCGGAACACTTGATAGAAGATGGAGCAGAAGTGCATGTGTATGACCCTAAAGTATCCGAAAGTAAAATTAAGGCAGACATGCGTTATCTATGGGAGTTAAAAGGATTAACCGAAGAAAAAATAAAGCATAAATTAGCACAAATCTTTGTGTATACGAGTCCTATGGAAGCTGTTCATAAGGCACATGCCGTTGCACTGTTAACCGAGTGGGACGAATTTATAGGCTATGATTGGAATGCTATTTATACCAATATGTACAAACCTGCGTTCGTGTTTGATGGTCGTAATATATTAGATATTAAAAATTTAACTGCCATTGGTTTTCAAGTGAAAGGAATTGGTAAATATTAA
- a CDS encoding UDP-glucuronic acid decarboxylase family protein: MKKILITGGAGFVGSHLCQRLLNEGNEVLCLDNYFTGDKKNILKLLDNPYFEMIRHDITEPYYAEVDEIYNLACPASPVHYQFNPIKTMKTSVMGAINTLGLAKRVGAKILQASTSEVYGDPSVHPQPESYWGHVNPIGIRSCYDEGKRCAETLFMDYHIQNKVAIKIIRIFNTYGPNMNPSDGRVVSNFIMQALRGENITIFGDGLQTRSFQYVDDLVEGMIRMMASEPSFLGPVNLGNPNEFTMLELAQAVIRLTNSKSTIIHMPLPQDDPKQRQPEISLAKEKLKGWQPKIELEEGLGKTISYFESLL; this comes from the coding sequence ATGAAAAAAATATTAATTACTGGAGGTGCAGGGTTTGTGGGTTCTCATTTATGCCAACGTTTATTAAATGAAGGAAATGAAGTGCTGTGCTTGGATAATTATTTTACAGGAGATAAAAAAAATATCCTAAAATTATTAGACAATCCTTATTTTGAAATGATTCGACATGATATTACGGAACCGTATTATGCAGAGGTAGATGAGATTTATAATTTAGCTTGTCCTGCGTCTCCGGTGCATTACCAATTCAATCCCATAAAAACAATGAAGACCTCCGTTATGGGTGCTATTAACACCTTAGGTTTGGCAAAGCGTGTGGGAGCTAAAATTTTACAAGCCAGTACCAGTGAAGTGTATGGAGATCCTTCAGTACATCCGCAACCAGAAAGTTATTGGGGACATGTAAATCCGATTGGGATTCGTTCTTGTTATGATGAAGGTAAGCGTTGTGCTGAGACTTTATTTATGGATTATCACATTCAAAATAAGGTAGCGATTAAGATTATTAGAATTTTTAATACGTATGGTCCAAATATGAACCCTTCAGATGGGCGCGTGGTTTCTAATTTTATCATGCAAGCATTAAGAGGAGAGAACATTACGATATTTGGAGACGGCTTGCAGACACGTTCATTTCAATATGTAGATGATTTGGTAGAAGGTATGATTCGTATGATGGCATCAGAACCTTCATTTTTAGGACCTGTGAATCTCGGAAATCCGAATGAATTTACCATGTTAGAACTGGCACAAGCAGTCATTCGTTTGACAAATTCAAAATCCACCATTATTCATATGCCTTTGCCACAAGATGATCCAAAACAACGGCAGCCAGAGATTTCTCTAGCAAAAGAAAAATTAAAGGGGTGGCAGCCGAAGATAGAGCTAGAGGAAGGACTTGGAAAAACAATTTCCTATTTTGAATCATTATTGTAA
- the rfbB gene encoding dTDP-glucose 4,6-dehydratase, producing MKNILITGGAGFIGSHVVRLFVNKYPDYHIYNLDALTYAGNLENLIDIESKENYTFLHGDITDEVYINTVFTKYQFDSVVHLAAESHVDRSITDPLAFAKTNILGTMILLNAFKVLWKDNWEGKRFYHVSTDEVYGSLGTTGLFEETTSYDPNSPYSASKASSDHFVRAYGETYGLPYVISNCSNNYGQQQFPEKLIPLFINNILNDKALPVYGDGNYTRDWLYVVDHAIAIDLVYHKGLNTETYNIGGFNEWKNIDLVKLLCQQMDQKLGRAAGTSEKLITYVKDRPGHDLRYAIDASKINKELGWSPTVTFEEGLSETIDWYLSHEDWLNNVTSGNYQNYYKAQYK from the coding sequence ATGAAAAATATACTAATAACAGGCGGAGCAGGATTTATTGGTTCACACGTAGTAAGATTATTTGTAAATAAATATCCCGACTACCATATTTATAATTTAGACGCTTTGACCTATGCGGGAAATTTAGAAAATTTAATAGATATTGAGTCTAAGGAGAACTATACATTCTTGCATGGTGATATTACAGACGAAGTCTATATAAATACTGTTTTCACTAAATATCAATTTGATTCGGTCGTTCACTTGGCAGCCGAATCGCATGTAGATCGCTCCATAACAGATCCTTTGGCATTTGCAAAAACCAATATTTTAGGGACGATGATTTTATTAAATGCCTTTAAAGTACTTTGGAAGGATAATTGGGAAGGTAAACGTTTTTATCATGTAAGTACAGATGAAGTATATGGATCTCTGGGAACTACAGGCTTATTTGAAGAAACTACTTCTTATGACCCTAATTCTCCTTATTCGGCATCAAAAGCAAGTTCAGATCATTTTGTAAGAGCTTACGGAGAAACTTACGGCCTGCCTTATGTAATTTCTAATTGCTCAAATAATTATGGGCAACAGCAATTTCCGGAAAAGTTGATTCCTTTATTTATAAATAATATTTTAAATGATAAGGCTTTACCGGTATACGGTGATGGAAATTACACCAGAGACTGGTTGTATGTAGTTGATCATGCCATTGCAATTGATTTGGTTTATCATAAAGGGTTGAATACTGAAACTTATAATATTGGTGGTTTTAACGAATGGAAAAATATTGATTTAGTAAAATTATTATGTCAACAGATGGATCAAAAGTTAGGGCGCGCAGCAGGTACAAGTGAAAAATTAATTACGTATGTGAAAGACCGACCAGGTCATGATTTGCGCTATGCCATTGACGCCTCAAAAATAAATAAAGAATTAGGCTGGAGTCCAACGGTAACTTTTGAAGAGGGATTGTCAGAAACAATCGATTGGTATTTAAGCCATGAAGATTGGTTAAACAATGTAACTTCTGGGAATTATCAAAATTATTATAAAGCACAATATAAATAA
- the rfbA gene encoding glucose-1-phosphate thymidylyltransferase RfbA, whose amino-acid sequence MKGIVLAGGSGTRLYPITKGTSKQLLPIYDKPMIYYPLSVLMLAGIKDILIISTPTDLPNFERLLGDGKELGITLHYKVQPSPDGLAQAFIIGEEFIGNDAVCLVLGDNIFYGHGFTDLLAKAVKNLRKKEKATVFGYYVNDPERYGVVDFDKAGKALSIEEKPTRPKSNYAVIGLYFYPNNVVQIAKNINPSDRGELEITSVNQEYLEQGNLKVEVMGRGYAWLDTGTHESLLEASNYIQTIENRQGLKVACLEEIACEMGYISKEELLSLAEPLKKNGYGQYLIERAKEL is encoded by the coding sequence ATGAAAGGAATTGTATTAGCAGGTGGTTCGGGTACACGATTGTATCCAATTACAAAAGGAACCTCTAAGCAATTATTGCCTATTTATGACAAGCCAATGATTTATTACCCACTTTCGGTTTTGATGTTGGCGGGAATCAAAGATATTTTAATTATCTCAACACCTACAGATTTGCCTAATTTTGAGCGCCTATTGGGTGACGGAAAAGAATTGGGTATTACCTTGCATTATAAGGTACAACCCTCGCCAGACGGTTTGGCACAAGCTTTTATTATTGGCGAAGAATTTATAGGAAACGATGCTGTATGTTTAGTTTTAGGGGATAATATTTTTTATGGTCATGGCTTTACAGATTTGTTGGCGAAAGCAGTAAAGAATTTGCGTAAAAAAGAAAAAGCAACGGTATTTGGGTATTATGTAAATGATCCAGAGCGCTACGGTGTGGTCGATTTTGATAAGGCAGGGAAAGCATTATCCATAGAAGAAAAACCAACAAGACCAAAAAGTAATTATGCGGTGATTGGTCTTTATTTTTATCCGAATAATGTGGTACAGATTGCTAAGAATATAAATCCAAGTGATCGTGGCGAGCTAGAAATTACATCGGTCAATCAAGAATATTTAGAACAAGGAAACTTAAAAGTAGAAGTTATGGGGCGGGGTTATGCTTGGTTAGATACAGGTACTCATGAATCCTTATTAGAAGCATCCAATTACATACAAACCATTGAGAACCGTCAAGGTTTGAAGGTTGCATGTCTGGAGGAAATTGCCTGTGAAATGGGCTATATCTCAAAAGAGGAATTATTGAGTCTGGCAGAACCTTTAAAGAAGAATGGGTATGGGCAATATTTAATAGAACGCGCAAAAGAACTGTAA
- the rfbC gene encoding dTDP-4-dehydrorhamnose 3,5-epimerase — translation MNFKRLSIPDVILCEPNVFGDERGYFAETFRQDKLNKFLEFTINFCQDNESKSSYGVLRGLHYQLPPFAQTKLVRVIKGKVLDVAVDIRKGSPTFGKHVAVELTEENKRQLLVPRGFAHGFVVLSEEAIFAYKVDNYYSPECDRGLAFNDAVIGIDWQLAIEQLKLSDKDTKQPLLKDADCFNFEINLYE, via the coding sequence ATGAATTTTAAACGATTATCCATACCAGATGTTATTTTATGTGAGCCAAATGTGTTTGGTGACGAACGTGGTTATTTTGCTGAAACTTTTCGACAAGATAAATTAAATAAATTTTTAGAGTTTACGATTAATTTTTGTCAGGATAATGAATCTAAATCGTCTTATGGTGTATTAAGAGGTCTTCATTATCAACTGCCACCCTTTGCACAAACTAAATTAGTTCGTGTTATAAAAGGGAAAGTGTTAGATGTGGCTGTTGACATTCGTAAAGGTTCTCCTACTTTTGGAAAGCATGTTGCGGTTGAATTGACAGAAGAAAATAAAAGGCAATTACTTGTTCCTAGAGGATTTGCACATGGTTTTGTAGTGCTAAGTGAGGAAGCCATTTTTGCGTATAAAGTTGATAATTATTATAGTCCTGAATGTGATCGAGGATTGGCATTTAACGATGCAGTAATTGGAATTGATTGGCAGCTTGCCATTGAACAGCTAAAATTATCTGATAAGGACACAAAGCAACCTTTGTTAAAAGATGCCGATTGTTTTAATTTTGAAATAAATTTATATGAATAA
- the rfbD gene encoding dTDP-4-dehydrorhamnose reductase yields MNKRNILVTGGNGQLGSELKELAPAYSNYHFIFTDVENLDICDHKAVATFIDKNNIHTIINCAAYTAVDKAEEQFELADKINHLAVANFSQIARDKNIQLIHISTDYVFDGTNHKPYTEKDSPNPQSVYGQTKLDGELAMQQINPENSIIIRTSWVYSKFGNNFVKTMLRLGKERDQLSVVADQIGTPTNAADLAKAILTILPKIKNEDIEIFHYSNEGVCSWYDFAKAIFEISELPIEVNPIGTSQYPTLAKRPFFSVLCKNKTKEKYNINIPYWRDSLKICLQKMKIC; encoded by the coding sequence ATGAATAAAAGGAATATTTTAGTAACTGGTGGCAATGGTCAATTAGGTTCTGAATTGAAAGAATTGGCTCCAGCATATTCAAATTATCATTTTATTTTCACGGATGTTGAAAATTTAGATATTTGTGACCACAAAGCGGTAGCCACTTTTATTGATAAAAATAACATTCACACAATTATAAATTGTGCAGCGTATACGGCTGTTGATAAAGCTGAGGAGCAATTTGAATTGGCTGATAAAATCAACCATTTGGCGGTAGCCAATTTTTCGCAAATTGCTAGAGATAAAAACATACAACTCATTCATATTTCTACGGATTATGTGTTTGATGGTACAAACCATAAACCATATACTGAAAAAGATAGTCCAAATCCGCAAAGTGTATATGGACAAACAAAATTAGATGGTGAATTGGCAATGCAACAGATAAATCCTGAGAATTCAATTATTATAAGAACTTCATGGGTCTATTCTAAATTTGGTAACAATTTTGTAAAAACCATGTTACGATTGGGTAAAGAGCGCGATCAGTTGAGTGTGGTAGCTGACCAAATAGGTACACCAACCAATGCTGCTGATTTAGCGAAGGCTATATTAACTATTTTACCTAAAATTAAAAATGAAGATATTGAAATCTTTCATTATTCAAATGAAGGGGTTTGTAGCTGGTACGATTTTGCAAAAGCTATTTTTGAAATCAGTGAATTACCTATTGAAGTGAATCCAATCGGCACTTCACAATATCCAACACTAGCTAAACGACCATTTTTTTCAGTGTTGTGCAAAAATAAGACGAAGGAAAAGTATAATATAAATATACCATATTGGAGGGATTCATTAAAAATCTGTTTACAAAAAATGAAAATCTGCTAA
- a CDS encoding FAD-binding oxidoreductase — translation MFEISLKNNKTFTCASNTTIFEAAKTAGIFLEHSCLTARCRSCVVKIAEGTTKNKLDDLVLSDDEKRKNFVLSCNAMPTTDLMLDVEDLGNVTLYDKKIVPAKIQSIQKLTHDVIKVSLRLPPNANFKYNSGQYVNLIKGNLKRSYSVANAFKEKTSLEFFIKKYEKGLMSQYWFEEAKENDLLRMEGPLGSFFLRESNYENIVFLATGTGIAPIKAILENIRESTSDFKHKKFFVFVGARYKEDLFWEPNLENKNIEIKYIPVLSRQKEDWSVEKGYVQDAVLKQKINLENTQVYACGSNEMIQSAKKVFMQNSLKENNFFSDAFVETN, via the coding sequence ATGTTCGAAATAAGTTTAAAAAACAATAAAACATTTACCTGCGCTTCAAATACTACCATATTTGAAGCGGCCAAAACAGCCGGAATTTTTTTAGAGCACAGTTGTCTTACAGCAAGATGTAGAAGTTGTGTTGTTAAAATTGCAGAGGGTACTACAAAAAATAAACTAGACGATCTGGTGTTATCTGATGATGAAAAGCGAAAAAATTTTGTGCTTTCTTGTAATGCGATGCCAACTACAGACTTAATGCTAGACGTGGAAGATTTGGGTAATGTTACCTTGTATGACAAGAAAATTGTACCCGCTAAAATTCAATCGATTCAAAAACTCACGCATGATGTGATCAAAGTCAGTTTACGATTACCACCGAATGCTAATTTTAAATACAATTCGGGACAATATGTCAATCTAATCAAAGGAAACCTCAAAAGAAGTTATTCAGTAGCCAATGCCTTTAAAGAAAAAACAAGTTTGGAGTTCTTTATCAAAAAATATGAAAAGGGATTGATGAGTCAATATTGGTTTGAGGAAGCCAAGGAGAATGATTTGTTAAGAATGGAAGGTCCTTTAGGGTCTTTTTTTCTAAGAGAATCTAATTATGAAAACATCGTTTTCTTAGCAACAGGCACAGGTATTGCGCCTATCAAAGCAATCCTTGAGAACATTCGAGAGTCTACTTCTGACTTTAAACATAAAAAGTTTTTTGTTTTTGTTGGAGCTCGATATAAAGAGGATTTATTCTGGGAGCCAAATCTTGAAAATAAAAATATAGAAATTAAATATATTCCTGTACTTTCGCGTCAAAAAGAAGATTGGTCAGTAGAGAAAGGATATGTACAAGATGCAGTTTTAAAACAAAAGATCAATTTAGAGAATACACAAGTTTATGCTTGTGGTTCTAATGAAATGATTCAATCAGCAAAAAAAGTATTTATGCAAAACTCTTTGAAAGAAAATAATTTCTTTTCAGATGCCTTTGTAGAAACAAATTAA
- the rfbF gene encoding glucose-1-phosphate cytidylyltransferase, translating into MKAVILAGGLGTRLSEETVSKPKPMVEVGGKPILWHIMKTYSHYGINDFIICCGYKGYVIKEYFANYFKHQSDITFKMIDNKMIVHEKRAEPWTVTLIDTGDNSMTGGRLKRVATYLKDEEAFCFTYGDGVADIDIKALLAFHKSHGKEATLSAAFPPGRFGALDIREGQVMKFQEKPRGDGALINAGFFVLSPKVLDRIENDGTVWEQEPLKALAADKQLMAFKHEGFWQPMDTLRDKTHLQKLWDTNKAPWKVWK; encoded by the coding sequence ATGAAAGCAGTAATTTTAGCAGGTGGTTTAGGAACGCGATTAAGTGAAGAAACTGTATCAAAACCAAAACCGATGGTCGAAGTAGGAGGAAAACCAATTTTATGGCATATTATGAAAACCTATTCTCATTATGGGATTAATGATTTTATAATATGTTGCGGCTATAAAGGATATGTTATCAAGGAATATTTTGCGAATTATTTTAAACACCAGTCAGACATTACGTTTAAAATGATTGATAATAAGATGATTGTGCATGAAAAAAGAGCAGAACCTTGGACCGTTACTTTAATTGACACTGGTGATAATTCTATGACGGGTGGAAGATTAAAACGAGTTGCAACCTATTTGAAAGATGAAGAAGCATTTTGTTTTACGTATGGCGATGGTGTTGCTGATATCGATATTAAAGCATTATTAGCTTTTCATAAATCTCATGGAAAAGAGGCTACATTGTCAGCTGCTTTTCCTCCAGGTAGATTTGGAGCTTTAGATATACGTGAAGGTCAAGTTATGAAGTTTCAAGAAAAACCGAGAGGAGATGGGGCTTTAATCAATGCTGGTTTTTTTGTATTATCGCCCAAAGTACTAGATAGAATAGAAAACGACGGTACGGTTTGGGAGCAAGAACCCTTAAAAGCATTGGCTGCAGATAAGCAGTTAATGGCATTTAAACACGAAGGGTTTTGGCAGCCTATGGATACGTTAAGAGACAAAACGCATTTGCAAAAATTATGGGATACTAATAAAGCACCTTGGAAAGTATGGAAGTAA